A window of Narcine bancroftii isolate sNarBan1 chromosome 6, sNarBan1.hap1, whole genome shotgun sequence genomic DNA:
TTCCCTTCCCCAGGCCAAATGACATAGGATGAGGGCCTTTGGTGACCTGATGACTTATGTGTTTGCAACCCATCTCCTGGTTATGGTTGGATTTAACGTTGCCGAGGACCTGTGCTCCACCTTCGTGAAAGGAGTAATTTATGGATCGTATTCGCTCAACGAATTATTTCCTCAAAACTCCACCAACTGCACCTGGACTTTGGAAAACCCAGATCCGACCAAATACACCATCTACCTGAAATTTTCCAAGAGGGACCACGATTGCTCCAGCTTCTCCCTCTGGGCATATCAGTTCGACCACTATTCCCCTGAGAAGATCCGGGACCTACTGAGAAACGCCAAATCTGTCGTCCACCTGTGCCAGGCAAGGACTTTCTTTGTATTTTTGGAGTTTGACAAGAACTTCATCCAGTTGCGCCGCCTGGTGAAGTCCGGCGTGACGGCGGGACACCCCCGCGGGAAAGGGCAAAGGGACCGACCAACTTTCGAGTTTCTGGTCTTGAACAAGGTGAGCCCCAGCGAGTTCGGCTGCCAGGTACTCTGCGGCTGGTTGGAGAGTTGCCTGAGAGCCGGGGGCCACgatagaggaggaggaggcggcAAGAGCGAGTCGGAGGCGGGCTCATGTGGGGTGATGGACGCCAAGTGCAATTGTCAGCAAGATGTGATGACGGGGGTGGACGGGCTCGATATGGTACTACCTCTCAATGCAGATACAGAGGGCTGTCTCTCCGCCCGCCTCCACACCTCTCACATATGCAACCTGACCGAGGGCAAGCGGGCGCCTAGAAAAGGTAGGCGACCTTATTTTACGTCACCGCATTGGGACTTTCTGCTCCAAAACACTGGAGGTACCAGCTATTACAAATTATTTGACGCATGTATTATAATTGTTATAAATACTCCACATAATTAAAGGGTTATGATTAATAATGGgtatattggaaaaaaaatgtcccaTTCATGGGTTTAATAGATTTAAAATCTCAAGCAATAACATTGAGAAATAGTTAAACATACGTTTTTTTAAGATTTGGGGCATTTTCTGAAACGATAAAGCAAGTTTGCTTTCCTAAAATTAGAGACTTTTTTTGCATGAAGAAACCATGTTTTATTCCCCGGATATCTTCACATGTGTTTGTCTTTTGGATTGCAAACTAGTTTGTTTTACAAATCAGAACAAAGTCAGAAATCCTAGAGGATCATTGTGGGCTTCTGAGGATATGTCAAAGAAAATCCACGAAGAAAATAAAAGCCACCCAGCTCATATTTGACGTGACGCGGGGACTGGGAAGATGATGAGTATTACCAGTGGGGTGGAAAGAATTTAGATTTGTGAATATGCCAATTAATGATACTGGTTGAGGATTCGCGATATTCGCTCTCCTCTCGTAACAGCTCAACGCGGTGGTGCCCTTGTGAAGAGAGGGGCTGAGTTGTAGGAAGAGGGTACTGAAGTGTTTTGATCGGCCATTGAATGGTGGAAACAAGCTTGAAGGGCCGGCTGGCCTCCTGCTGTTCCTGTTATTCACATTTCTCTAAAATGCTTGCCTTTGAAGGTGATGGGAAGAGGGGATTAGTAATTTTGTCTCGAGGCTGCTCCCTTCCTTGTTAGATACCTATCTAACAGACatacggggagggggaggggagtccATGGACCAGAATATCAAAAGTTAGAGTTAATCGAGGTCCACTATTTGCATCACACCGTATCCAGTTTAACAGCTCAGCAAAGACGTTAGACCATTAGGAGGATGACAGCAAATCATTCAGAATCACAGTGATGTCTGGAATTTTGTCTTGGAcacaaatttccagcatctgacaTTTTGATTTTCAAGTAAGGTTATTCCGTGGATTGGTGCTGAAGAAATTTCATTTCTGAAACAATATTAATTAACTTGACCAAAACCCTGTATACTCTTTCTTCTGGGATTTTCTCACTGCACAAAGACTGTCAGTTCGGAATAACCCATTCTCTTGCTTTTGGTAAACAGCTCTTGCTCAATTAAATTATTCATAACTGTGTTGTGAAGGAGTCTATTCCCATGTTGCTTATATGCTGATAGCTCACGTTATCACAGTAGACCCCTCGATCATTTCTATTTAAAATGGAGAATGCATTGCCTGGCTATGTTAATTATGTAACAGCTTTGGCAGttaggagagagggggggatatcTTTATTTTCTCCAACGTCGTAAAAGCAGCTGAAACCTCCCCAAATTGTGAGCTGGCACTGTGCTAATGAGAAAGGACAAACTGTCACCGCTGGAGATTCTTCTGCCCGTGCGTGTTATCTAATGGCTGGAGTTTGCAGCCCCCGGGAGGAGCTTTGAGTTTTTGTTCCGGGTTTGCCGAGTGCCAGTTTAAACAGCTGCCTTTCTCTTAACGATTTATGGGCGAAAGCAGATAGCTGGACGCTTAATTGTCAATACAGGCGCTGCAGAGAAGAGTGGGATGTAGCCATGGGAGGCCATCGCTGAGAGTTGGTGGTTTTTGACTCATGGTGTTACTGTTAATAAGTTGCTGCAAGAGCATTGGTTATGGTATCTTGGTTTCCTGAATGTGAGCCGGTCTTTCTAAAAAAGGACGATTCTCAGCCCACCGCCGAGATACAAAACGTTCTGTCTCTCTCGCTGAAAAGGCTCTTTTGgatgttttatttttgttggCTTGCTAGATTTGTTTTACACAAATTCGCAAGTAGAGCTTTTGAATGTCCTGAGCCCGAGTGTGGGGAGGGAATGAAAAAGTGAACTATCTGGTTTGTTGCAGGCAGGTGATCTTTCTGTCACCCGTGGGATAGGAAATCAGGCCACCTCGTCCAGAGCAGGGAATCGGGCTTTCAGAGGGCTGGCAGTGGGACAATGGGCCGAATGGACAAAGGTTTCGTTCCATTTGATTTAGATCCCACGAAAATATGCGGCGtcgcaaaacacacacacacaaaactgcagatgatggagtCTGGAACCGAAACGTTGGCCTGACCATTTCTGGACGATGCCCGACCCGCCGCGTTCCTCCGCCGGCTCTCTCCGCTTGTTTGGAGTCCAATGTTTTAAACACGCCCGCGCTTTCTGCGCTTTGCATTTTCTTGATCGACTGGACTGATTCAACGAATGAGCCCTGAGCAGAAAGAGGAGGGCGGAGCAGGGTGATCTGTTGATCCAACTTCTCCCATAAGAAAACTGTGCCGAAGTCATCTTCACAGGGGATCTTGCTCAATAGTTGCTGGATAGACGCTGGGATCCTTGGAGAGAAAGAGCAAAGTGTGGCACTAATTTGGCAACTGGGGCAAGGAGGCGGAACAGCTCAGCTGGCGGACGGTGTCCACGGAGCAAGCGGCGTTTCTGCCTTCAGCTCACCCGCTGCACTCGGTCGCATTCGTGTGACATCTGCGCCCTCTGCAGCACGTCGGCAGAACCAGCCTTCCCACCCGCGGGCCCCGGACACCGTCAACTGGCCTTGCCCGGATGCTTTGTTCGGCACTTGGGCACCCGCTCGCCGTGTTCCGCCGCTTCCAGACGGTGACCCTGCGCAGTGGGGACATGAAACAGTCCTGACACCAGCCCCCCGATCACATCCCACGTAAAATAGCCGCCAGTGGAAGGAAAAAGCACCGAGGGATCGAGCTCAAACAATGCTGAGAGCCGCTTTTGGCATCTTTGTTGCATTTGCAACCTTGGTATTTGCAGATGGTGCTTTGAACTCTATTGGCACCGTTAAATTCCACGCCATGGCACTCGCGTCTAATTGGAAACATATCTGATGCTCAGTTTTCGGTGTGTCCAGTTCGCTGCTTCGGTGTAACAACTCCAGGACGTTTTTGACACTGTCGGTACATTTCGTCCAGGTAACATTCCTGAATGTGGCTGCAGAACCGTAAACAGCAACGCTCACTTGACATTGTGGTCAGCGAACGGTGTCCCAACACCGAGCTTCGCTCCCGTGATCTTCTTTCTCGCCGACACCTTAGTGAgttagtacacacacacacacaaacaactaTGTCCAACTGGGGATCTTCTCCCGAGGACCTCCTTGAGTGGTGTTTGCGTATCTCCAACCCAGGATCTTCTCCGGAGAACGTTCGTGCGTGATGTGCGCGTGTGTCCTCCACAGGATCTTCTCTCGAAATCGTCCTCGAATGGTGTGTGGCCATCACATAACTCCTCTAAGGACCGCCGAGTGTAGAGTGGCCAACACAGGACTCTTCTCCCAAGAACGTCAAGTTTTAATAATCCATGCAGTTGCACCTGAAGACCGTTTTGCAGTGCTACTCCTCGCAGAGTGTTTAATCCATGCGATGTGTTATGGTTCTTAGTGCATCCAATGATCAATTTGTGGAAAGGTGCTTGCTGACATGACAGGACTTGGATCGGGATTGATCTGGAACTTATGTGCCCAGAGTATATTGTAATTAAACCAAAGGGGAAAATATCCCAATTGTTATTTGTGCTTAAAATTGGCTCATCCAATTCACGTACCAGATCTAAGTAATAATCTTTTATACTTGGATCAAAAATAAATCATACATAATGCACAGTATTATAAATTATAGCCATGGTgttaaaaatgtatttactttAAGCTAAGTAAAGCAGATGAATTTGAGACTCAGAGCAGATACCTTTTGCAATGTACCACATGTTTCCCTCTTCCAAGCAATAATAGTATTCATGTAACATTAGTACAGCAGAATTTTGAATGCACATTGAAACAAGCCATAGTCAGGTTAACAGTCTGACCATGaagcccccccaccct
This region includes:
- the LOC138736496 gene encoding adhesion G protein-coupled receptor B3-like isoform X3 translates to MRAFGDLMTYVFATHLLVMVGFNVAEDLCSTFVKGVIYGSYSLNELFPQNSTNCTWTLENPDPTKYTIYLKFSKRDHDCSSFSLWAYQFDHYSPEKIRDLLRNAKSVVHLCQARTFFVFLEFDKNFIQLRRLVKSGVTAGHPRGKGQRDRPTFEFLVLNKVSPSEFGCQVLCGWLESCLRAGGHDRGGGGGKSESEAGSCGVMDAKCNCQQDVMTGVDGLDMVLPLNADTEGCLSARLHTSHICNLTEGKRAPRKGN
- the LOC138736496 gene encoding adhesion G protein-coupled receptor B3-like isoform X2, with the translated sequence MRAFGDLMTYVFATHLLVMVGFNVAEDLCSTFVKGVIYGSYSLNELFPQNSTNCTWTLENPDPTKYTIYLKFSKRDHDCSSFSLWAYQFDHYSPEKIRDLLRNAKSVVHLCQARTFFVFLEFDKNFIQLRRLVKSGVTAGHPRGKGQRDRPTFEFLVLNKVSPSEFGCQVLCGWLESCLRAGGHDRGGGGGKSESEAGSCGVMDAKCNCQQDVMTGVDGLDMVLPLNADTEGCLSARLHTSHICNLTEGKRAPRKGIIYSTPLQITKTN
- the LOC138736496 gene encoding adhesion G protein-coupled receptor B3-like isoform X1 is translated as MRAFGDLMTYVFATHLLVMVGFNVAEDLCSTFVKGVIYGSYSLNELFPQNSTNCTWTLENPDPTKYTIYLKFSKRDHDCSSFSLWAYQFDHYSPEKIRDLLRNAKSVVHLCQARTFFVFLEFDKNFIQLRRLVKSGVTAGHPRGKGQRDRPTFEFLVLNKVSPSEFGCQVLCGWLESCLRAGGHDRGGGGGKSESEAGSCGVMDAKCNCQQDVMTGVDGLDMVLPLNADTEGCLSARLHTSHICNLTEGKRAPRKGTRGPEWPQALKAF